One uncultured Hyphomonas sp. genomic region harbors:
- a CDS encoding 2'-deoxycytidine 5'-triphosphate deaminase produces the protein MAQDTGVLPDREIEALVASGAIRTDTPLDEGQVQPASLDLRLAEDAYRLRASFLPGKDRTVAEMLQEPGIHLHRIDLTQEGAVLETGCVYLVPLQEHLRLPAGIAARANPKSSTGRIDVFTRLVTNRSRAFDEVPTGYSGPLYLEVSPRTFPIMVRPGDRLAQIRFKKKRPDALKEKVVSIDLEPPAGQPAGYRAKHHSGVVDLRGIGAHDAAQFWEPVYPRDGRIVLNPEEFYILVSRETVKVAPNEAAEMAPIAPELGEFRAHYAGFFDPGFGTNTGGSRAVLEVRSRDVPFILEHGQPVAKLIYEPMLAKPAALYGGKGSNYQGQGLKLSKHFRL, from the coding sequence ATGGCACAGGATACAGGTGTTCTTCCCGACCGGGAAATCGAGGCGCTGGTGGCTTCCGGCGCCATCCGTACAGACACGCCGCTGGACGAGGGGCAGGTGCAGCCAGCCAGCCTCGACCTGCGCCTCGCCGAAGACGCCTACCGCCTGCGGGCGAGCTTCCTGCCCGGCAAGGATCGCACCGTCGCCGAGATGCTGCAGGAGCCGGGCATTCACCTGCACCGGATCGACCTGACCCAGGAGGGCGCGGTGCTGGAAACGGGGTGTGTCTACCTCGTGCCCCTTCAGGAACACCTCCGCCTGCCGGCTGGCATTGCCGCGCGGGCGAACCCGAAAAGCTCGACCGGCCGGATCGATGTGTTCACACGTCTGGTGACGAATCGGTCGCGCGCCTTTGATGAAGTGCCGACCGGCTATTCCGGCCCGCTCTACCTCGAAGTGTCGCCGCGGACCTTCCCGATCATGGTGCGCCCGGGCGACCGGCTGGCGCAGATCCGGTTCAAGAAGAAGCGGCCGGACGCGCTGAAAGAGAAGGTCGTTTCGATCGACCTGGAACCGCCAGCAGGCCAGCCGGCCGGGTACCGGGCGAAGCACCATTCCGGCGTGGTCGACCTGCGCGGGATCGGTGCGCATGACGCGGCCCAGTTCTGGGAGCCGGTCTATCCGCGCGATGGGCGGATCGTGCTGAACCCGGAAGAGTTCTACATCCTCGTCTCCCGCGAGACGGTGAAAGTGGCGCCGAACGAGGCCGCAGAAATGGCCCCCATCGCACCGGAGCTGGGGGAGTTCCGCGCCCATTATGCCGGCTTCTTCGATCCGGGCTTCGGCACCAATACCGGCGGCAGCCGTGCCGTGCTGGAGGTGCGTTCGCGCGATGTGCCCTTCATTCTGGAACACGGCCAGCCGGTGGCGAAGCTGATCTATGAACCGATGCTCGCCAAGCCCGCCGCGCTTTATGGCGGAAAAGGCTCCAACTATCAGGGCCAGGGCCTGAAACTGTCGAAGCATTTCCGGCTGTAG
- a CDS encoding glutathione S-transferase family protein, whose protein sequence is MITFYGWGPMFGCPSPSPFVMKSDIQLQMLGVDFTRAIADLDAVPKHKAPYVIDDGQLIEDSNFIRHHYEAKLGKGLYDGMSGKDIALSWALERMAEGQLAKIMAYERWMKDDNFNKGPAQFFSDVPEPARPAVLKEVREGVAATTMGEGTGRFTEAERMQLAGWDISTISMQLGEQDYLLGDAPTCADAAVSAVLISCATEFFDTPLTGLIRKHANLPAYIDRMKARYFDHVTWPEWPMPEPVPA, encoded by the coding sequence ATGATCACGTTCTACGGATGGGGCCCCATGTTCGGCTGCCCCTCGCCCAGCCCCTTTGTCATGAAATCCGACATCCAGCTGCAGATGCTGGGCGTCGATTTCACTCGCGCCATCGCGGATCTCGACGCAGTGCCAAAGCACAAGGCGCCTTATGTCATCGATGACGGCCAGCTGATCGAGGACAGCAACTTCATCCGCCATCACTATGAAGCCAAGCTCGGCAAAGGCCTCTATGACGGCATGAGTGGCAAGGACATCGCCCTCAGCTGGGCGCTGGAACGCATGGCCGAAGGCCAGCTGGCGAAGATCATGGCCTATGAGCGCTGGATGAAGGACGACAATTTCAACAAGGGGCCTGCGCAGTTCTTTTCGGATGTTCCCGAGCCTGCCCGTCCGGCCGTGCTGAAGGAAGTTCGCGAAGGCGTCGCTGCAACGACGATGGGCGAAGGCACGGGCCGCTTCACCGAAGCCGAGCGTATGCAACTGGCAGGCTGGGACATCAGTACGATCTCCATGCAGCTTGGCGAGCAGGACTATCTGCTGGGCGACGCACCCACCTGCGCCGATGCCGCCGTGTCAGCTGTGCTGATCTCATGCGCCACGGAGTTCTTCGACACACCGCTGACGGGACTTATCCGCAAGCACGCCAACCTGCCCGCCTATATCGACAGGATGAAAGCGCGCTACTTCGATCATGTGACGTGGCCGGAATGGCCGATGCCGGAACCCGTCCCGGCCTGA
- a CDS encoding YafY family protein has product MRRTERLFQIIQILRRKNRPVTGRELAEELETSLRTLYRDMAELIAQRVPIRGEAGTGYVLDARYDMPPLMLTTDELEAAVLGARWVAARGDARLVRGAEDLIAKLSTAVPLELQPVIMDSGLIPVSFRKRPEDSFDVALVREAIRTQKKLDLGYADEAGNITRRTVWPFLIVYADHIRMMCAWCELRDGFRHFRTDRVKQVEMLDARFPERVAHLRKRWEAVREEEICRKATRPDSGASQ; this is encoded by the coding sequence ATGAGACGCACCGAAAGACTTTTTCAGATCATCCAGATCCTGCGGCGAAAGAACCGTCCGGTGACCGGGCGGGAACTGGCGGAGGAGCTGGAGACCAGCCTGCGCACGCTTTACCGCGACATGGCCGAACTGATCGCACAGCGCGTGCCGATCCGCGGCGAGGCGGGCACGGGCTATGTGCTGGACGCCCGGTATGACATGCCGCCGCTCATGCTGACGACGGATGAACTGGAGGCCGCCGTACTGGGCGCACGCTGGGTGGCGGCGCGCGGGGATGCGCGCCTGGTGCGCGGGGCGGAAGACCTGATCGCGAAGCTGTCGACCGCCGTACCGCTCGAGCTTCAGCCCGTCATCATGGATTCAGGGCTCATTCCGGTCAGCTTCCGGAAGCGGCCGGAGGATTCCTTCGATGTGGCGCTGGTCCGTGAAGCCATCCGGACACAGAAGAAGCTGGATCTCGGCTATGCCGATGAAGCGGGAAACATTACACGCCGCACCGTATGGCCGTTCCTGATCGTCTATGCGGATCATATCCGCATGATGTGCGCCTGGTGCGAGTTGCGCGATGGCTTTCGCCATTTCCGCACGGACCGGGTGAAACAGGTCGAGATGCTGGATGCGCGGTTTCCCGAACGTGTCGCGCATCTGCGCAAGCGCTGGGAAGCGGTGCGCGAGGAAGAAATTTGCCGCAAGGCTACTCGTCCAGATTCAGGCGCATCTCAGTGA
- a CDS encoding GNAT family N-acetyltransferase has translation MAGAPTVRSATREDLPFLKDFEQGIITAERPYDHTLKPDPISYYDIGELIDSDDAEVAVVELDGEIVASGYAHKQRSKHYIQHEWHAFLGFMFVRPEYRGRGLNKVLIDHLTGWAKANGLSEIRLTVYSTNEPAIRAYEKAGFAPYITEMRLNLDE, from the coding sequence ATGGCGGGGGCTCCTACCGTCCGGTCCGCAACCCGCGAAGACCTGCCGTTCCTGAAGGACTTCGAACAGGGCATCATCACGGCTGAGCGGCCCTATGATCACACGCTGAAGCCCGACCCGATCAGCTATTACGACATCGGCGAACTGATCGATTCCGACGATGCGGAAGTAGCGGTCGTCGAACTGGATGGCGAAATCGTTGCGTCTGGCTATGCCCACAAGCAACGCTCGAAGCATTACATCCAGCATGAGTGGCACGCCTTCCTGGGCTTCATGTTCGTTCGCCCTGAGTATCGCGGGCGGGGCCTCAACAAGGTGCTGATCGACCATCTCACTGGCTGGGCGAAGGCGAATGGCCTCAGCGAAATCCGCCTCACCGTCTATTCAACGAACGAACCTGCGATCCGTGCCTATGAAAAAGCGGGTTTTGCACCCTACATCACTGAGATGCGCCTGAATCTGGACGAGTAG
- a CDS encoding SDR family NAD(P)-dependent oxidoreductase produces MTQPRLILVTGASRGIGRSAALHLAKQGDVVIAVARSKLALEKLDDEIRAAGSEAVLVPMDLKDTKGIETLGKVIGEQFGRLDGFIANAGILGSLGPLETCGPRSFDEVIAVNLTANFHLIRALGPWLHKSEAPRTVFVTSGVARHPRAFWGPYQAAKAGLEAMVLGWADEQENFPLRANLFNPGGTRTDMRAQAMPGEDPMTLPSSDDVAAELVKLVRKDETRTGQLINYRDIAAGR; encoded by the coding sequence ATGACCCAGCCTCGTCTCATCCTCGTCACCGGCGCCTCCCGCGGCATCGGCCGGTCCGCAGCCCTTCACCTCGCAAAACAGGGTGACGTGGTCATCGCCGTTGCCCGTTCGAAACTTGCCCTCGAAAAGCTGGACGATGAGATCCGCGCCGCCGGCAGCGAAGCCGTGCTGGTGCCGATGGACCTGAAGGACACCAAGGGGATCGAAACGCTCGGCAAGGTGATCGGCGAACAGTTCGGCCGCCTTGACGGCTTTATCGCAAATGCGGGCATCCTCGGCTCTCTGGGACCGCTGGAAACCTGCGGGCCTCGCAGTTTCGACGAAGTGATCGCGGTGAACCTGACCGCCAATTTTCACCTGATCCGCGCCCTCGGCCCGTGGTTGCACAAATCAGAGGCCCCGCGCACCGTGTTCGTCACCTCCGGCGTGGCGCGCCACCCCCGCGCCTTCTGGGGCCCCTACCAGGCTGCAAAGGCCGGGCTGGAAGCCATGGTGCTCGGCTGGGCCGACGAGCAGGAAAACTTCCCGCTGCGCGCCAACCTGTTCAATCCCGGCGGCACACGCACCGACATGCGCGCCCAGGCCATGCCCGGCGAAGACCCGATGACCCTTCCGTCTTCGGATGATGTTGCGGCAGAACTGGTGAAGCTCGTCCGCAAGGACGAGACGCGTACCGGACAACTGATCAACTATCGCGATATCGCTGCTGGCCGTTAA
- the purF gene encoding amidophosphoribosyltransferase, producing the protein MVHFDHDDDKPREECGVFGIFGNHEASLLTALGLHALQHRGQEACGITSFDGKRFPSERHMGMVGEHFGGDLRARLPGHAAIGHNRYSTQGRPMLRNIQPIFADLAGGGFAVAHNGNLTNARKLRHDLVRDGAIFQSTMDTEVILHLVARSSRPRFLERLIDALQKIEGGYALVGLTGKKLIGARDPVGLRPLVLGRLGDAYVLASETCALDIIGAEFVREVENGEIVVISDKGIESHRFTQARPASPCIFEYVYFARPDSIVQGRSVYEVRRRMGHELAAETMADADVVVPVPDSGVPAALGFSEQSGIPFQMGIIRNHYVGRTFIQPTQVGRQSAISKKHSPNKAVLEGKRVVLVDDSIVRGNTSKKIVQMVKDAGAKEVHFRSASPPIVNPDFYGIDMAAKSELFAAIHTHEEMVRELKVDSLGFLSVPGLYKAIGEPVRNNMLPQFADHCFTGEYPTPLVDYESDESDKERQLSLLDDA; encoded by the coding sequence AGCACCGGGGACAGGAAGCCTGCGGTATCACCTCATTTGACGGCAAGCGTTTCCCATCCGAACGCCATATGGGCATGGTGGGCGAACATTTCGGCGGCGACCTTCGCGCGCGCCTGCCGGGCCATGCCGCGATCGGCCACAACCGCTATTCCACGCAGGGCCGGCCGATGCTTCGCAACATCCAGCCGATCTTTGCGGATCTCGCCGGCGGCGGCTTCGCCGTGGCCCACAATGGCAACCTGACCAATGCCCGCAAGCTGCGCCACGATCTGGTGCGCGATGGGGCCATCTTCCAGTCCACCATGGACACCGAGGTGATCCTTCACCTCGTTGCCCGGTCCAGCCGTCCGCGTTTCCTGGAGCGCCTCATCGACGCCCTTCAGAAAATCGAAGGCGGGTATGCCCTCGTCGGCCTGACCGGCAAGAAGCTGATCGGCGCGCGTGACCCGGTGGGCCTGCGCCCGCTGGTTCTCGGCCGCCTTGGCGATGCCTATGTGCTGGCGTCTGAAACCTGCGCCCTCGACATCATCGGCGCCGAATTCGTGCGCGAAGTCGAGAATGGCGAGATCGTCGTCATTTCCGACAAGGGCATCGAATCCCATCGCTTTACACAGGCCCGCCCGGCGAGCCCCTGCATCTTCGAATATGTCTACTTTGCGCGCCCTGACAGTATTGTTCAGGGCCGCTCTGTTTATGAGGTCCGCCGCCGCATGGGCCATGAACTGGCCGCGGAAACCATGGCGGACGCGGATGTCGTCGTGCCGGTGCCGGATTCCGGCGTGCCTGCCGCGCTCGGCTTCTCCGAGCAGTCGGGCATCCCCTTCCAGATGGGCATCATCCGGAACCATTATGTCGGCCGGACTTTCATCCAGCCGACGCAGGTCGGCCGGCAGAGCGCAATTTCCAAGAAGCACAGCCCGAACAAGGCGGTGCTGGAAGGCAAGCGCGTCGTGCTGGTGGACGACTCCATCGTGCGCGGAAACACGTCGAAGAAGATCGTCCAGATGGTGAAGGATGCCGGCGCGAAGGAAGTGCACTTCCGCTCCGCCAGCCCGCCCATCGTGAACCCGGATTTCTACGGCATCGATATGGCCGCAAAATCCGAACTGTTCGCGGCCATCCATACCCATGAGGAAATGGTGCGTGAGCTGAAGGTGGACTCGCTCGGCTTCCTCTCGGTTCCGGGCCTCTACAAGGCCATCGGCGAGCCTGTGCGCAACAATATGTTGCCGCAATTCGCAGACCATTGCTTTACCGGCGAATACCCGACCCCGCTGGTCGACTATGAGAGCGACGAGAGCGACAAGGAGCGCCAGCTCTCCCTGCTGGACGACGCGTAA